The following coding sequences lie in one Danio rerio strain Tuebingen ecotype United States chromosome 3, GRCz12tu, whole genome shotgun sequence genomic window:
- the LOC137489848 gene encoding immunoglobulin heavy constant mu isoform X2 yields MSHCAAFDYWGKGTQVTVADETLTAPVVFKMSQCSSSTDSLIIGCLASEFSPDSVNFRWSSNGNEIKNVTQHSTANNLKFSYITITKKQRYQSDIMCTADHPSKTVNETFSTDPTLSLVLVPTEKNTFAMCVIEDFYTENITVRWKENNIYKQSQTNLEYKLNMNGLHTALSLYKLNEIVIPNTEYTCEVSHRGKTFHKTQNFTAKFRLMLKPPMVREMFINNRIVLQAVVSGDLSTAVKKASVSCKMDNVPINSVSQENESQHVKIYNVPVDTTKWFNGGKVTCTTRDTLNNKDIKQEIYFNKGDGQKPSVKIYKPDDINTEQISHVCEVSSPNLGDVYIMWKVNNVYTEGKSSDPIQQQGSTSVVSILTISKKEYESVKTTINCAVVHANMKNTASPLLGSTSKKEPPEPETGFALHCNEDVLEEDEFRSLWSTATSFIFLFLFSLTYSAVLSLFKMKQ; encoded by the exons ATGTCGCATTGTGCTGCTTTTGACTACTGGGGTAAAGGCACACAAGTGACCGTTGCAG ATGAAACTCTCACAGCACCAGTTGTGTTCAAAATGTCTCAGTGTAGTTCTTCTACTGATTCCTTAATTATTGGATGTCTGGCCTCTGAGTTTTCACCGGATTCAGTAAACTTCAGATGGAGTAGTAATGGAAATGAAATTAAAAACGTCACCCAGCATTCTACAGCAAACAATCTAAAATTCAGCTACATCACCATTACCAAAAAGCAACGATACCAAAGTGACATAATGTGCACAGCAGATCATCCATCAAAAACAGTCAACGAAACATTTAGTACAG ATCCAACCCTGAGTTTGGTTCTTGTACCGACTGAGAAAAATACATTTGCCATGTGTGTTATTGAGGATTTCTACACTGAAAACATCACTGTACGGTGGAAAGAAAATAACATATACAAACAGAGCCAGACAAATCTGGAGTACAAACTGAACATGAATGGTCTTCACACAGCTCTAAGTCTTTATAAATTAAACGAGATTGTGATTCCAAACACTGAGTATACCTGTGAGGTCTCACACAGAGGAAAAACATTTCATAAAACACAGAACTTTACAG CTAAATTCAGACTGATGCTGAAGCCACCAATGGTGAGAGAAATGTTCATCAATAACAGAATTGTCTTGCAAGCTGTTGTTTCTGGAGATTTGTCGACTGCAGTGAAAAAAGCTTCAGTGTCATGCAAAATGGACAATGTGCCTATAAATAGTGTGAGCCAGGAAAATGAGTCACAACACGTAAAAATTTATAATGTTCCAGTTGATACAACGAAATGGTTTAATGGTGGAAAAGTCACCTGTACCACCCGGGACACGCTTAATAACAAAGACATTAAGCAGGAGATCTATTTTAATAAAGGAG ATGGACAGAAACCCAGTGTTAAAATTTACAAACCTGATGATATCAACACAGAGCAAATCTCTCATGTGTGTGAAGTCTCCAGCCCTAACCTTGGTGATGTCTATATCATGTGGAAAGTGAACAATGTGTACACAGAGGGAAAATCTAGTGATCCCATCCAGCAACAGGGCTCCACATCTGTTGTCAGCATTCTTACAATCTCAAAAAAAGAGTATGAGAGTGTCAAAACCACCATCAACTGTGCTGTTGTACACGCCAACATGAAGAATACAGCATCTCCATTACTAGGATCAACCAGCAAAA agGAACCTCCTGAGCCAGAGACAGGTTTTGCTCTTCACTGCAATGAAGATGTTCTGGAAGAGGACGAGTTTAGAAGTCTCTGGTCCACTGCTACATCATTCATCTTCCTTTTCCTCTTCTCTCTGACCTACAGCGCTGTGCTCAGCCTCTTCAAG ATGAAGCAGTGA